In Struthio camelus isolate bStrCam1 chromosome 13, bStrCam1.hap1, whole genome shotgun sequence, the following are encoded in one genomic region:
- the SH3TC2 gene encoding SH3 domain and tetratricopeptide repeat-containing protein 2 isoform X3, giving the protein MLDKPQRGFPAGRECDCCCPSSPVLLSRWDHLRHAAAERRGKWWQEKTMASGNAGEPEPSDPATEAAEGLPDTSSVLLAVGEGFPPEISLFFSVESRSSRCLNSQLQEAARKKLWALENDDREVCALFKELSARLVCVQAQEDRFLLTFKTLEEIWKFSTYLTLGYVASCLEQLLFDQVYWLNCALMEDTEIKVTVNEDRLATIYLGLLLQEGNFFSRAVPSVCQPEGEGEDGLRLHKNELIQVKNIGEESKWEGMSLLTGQRGLVPVTALEPVPHPFYQWFLKNHAVSFGISQEISGTTQPIVKGRCAATEDHRGGAWDELNFSKGDSIEVIGFLIPGLSWFVGKSLSSGNIGFVPVRCINPEACEPLGKGLVFLSEEEKVSLLRIPCNGSEQHFTTLLSDLACTDITSVYRLEAVLQGYKNIQLLQSWEEINGLATPSTSEKSSPGSESAPATLEDIFLEKPDDFDDPKFFIDLNAGHMEDADVFDPILTFLNQDSYVPSFQSLYDLSFSFLNSTFYGFSDEDELVLYLETSRNWAKKTHSVWAHVRLCFLLGKLCIKKVKFSQARVYFEEALSILDRGFGDLPLLAALHVNLASIYLKQNMKQKFSSLLGKTVTLLVCLPGHSFSSENELEVMKYILREAIAVGNAPLEVRICFLIVKLFLLLGKNDEVLPFTERLQCLATTLLSPGTSAVPLDATPILSYLYDKKYLPNIALASARLFVPSGVRGAPTPIWRAGFILQNNSKLLGSQLERSSIPALACFYLKQALNFSCDNRAVPTQRTLCAILSRMYLQHGVLDGAVCYAATAVALSRLMSEEEAFESSLCLGWMYLLDSQPGPAAEIMWQLLHSLHGTDSVTQGGAVHNLLAIALKGEGQVQKAAEHFLQALHKAKETGNKRNQAITLANLGQLTLSRGASQLSEIYLLQSAELYAELQGSEDLEMELGWVLLWLAQAMVNRQSIEDGRLCYELALLFALKWHNVRSQLHITESLCHFYNKVSPNLQACITYHEHWVSLAQQLQDREMEGNVQQTLSQLYQALDTSKALKKSLDCTKQSLRIFIDLGETVKAAEAWLQAGRLYYLMQDDELVEMYFQAAIQTAVKSGDFSLAMDLYEKAGDTFFNGNRNRDRAVEYYRGGAVPLARKLKAIKTELRLFNKLAELQIGLQGYEKALEFATLAARLSTRVGDQLQELVAFHRLATVYYFLQMYEMAEDCYLKTLALHSPLLQCTGEALYYSKVYCHLGNLTLHKLKDEQDAAGYFLLALAAATEVGDQELQGVIHAKLGHIYSAPLCHVDIPGCTMYRARWLSEGGHIV; this is encoded by the exons ATGCTGGACAAGCCACAGCGGGGTTTCCCTGCAG GCAGAGAGTGTGACTGCTGCTGTCCCAGCTCGCCCGTGCTCCTGTCCAGGTGGGATCACCTACGGCACGCCGCAGCCGAGCGCCGGGGAAAATGGTGGCAGGAGAAGACCATGGCTTCAG GTAACGCTGGGGAGCCAGAGCCAAGTGATCCTGCTACAGAGGCAGCAGAAGGCTTGCCAGACACCTCCTCAGTgttgctagctgtcggggagggCTTTCCACCAG AGATTTCGCTCTTCTTCTCTGTTGAGAGTCGCTCCTCCCGGTGCCTCAATTCCCAGCTCCAGGAAGCAGCCAGAAAGAAGCTGTGGGCTCTGGAGAATGATGACAGAGAAGTCTGTGCTCTGTTCAAG GAGCTGTCAGCCAGGCTGGTCTGTGTGCAAGCACAGGAGGATCGATTCCTCCTCACCTTCAAAACCCTAGAAGAAATCTGGAAATTTTCCACATATCTTACGTTAG GCTATGTGGCCAGCTGCTTGGAGCAGCTTCTCTTTGACCAGGTGTACTGGCTAAACTGTGCTCTGATGGAGGATACTGAGATCAAAGTTACTGTAAATGAAGATCGCCTGGCCACCATATATCTGGGTTTGCTGCTCCAGGAAG GTAACTTTTTTTCCAGGGCAGTGCCCAGTGTCTGCCAGccagagggggagggagaggatggCCTGAGGCTCCACAAGAATGAGCTGATCCAGGTGAAGAACATTGGAGAAGAGTCCAAGTGGGAAGGGATGTCCTTATTGACAGGTCAACGGGGTCTGGTGCCTGTTACAGCTCTAGAACCAGTACCTCACCCATTTTACCA GTGGTTCTTGAAGAATCATGCTGTGAGTTTTGGCATCTCCCAGGAGATAAGTGGAACAACTCAGCCAATTG tcAAAGGCAGATGCGCAGCCACAGAGGACCACAGAGGAGGAGCATGGGATGAACTGAATTTCTCCAAGGGAGACAGCATAGAAGTCATTGGCTTCCTTATTCCAGGACTGTCGTGGTTTGTGGGAAAATCCCTAAGCAGTGGGAACATCGGCTTTGTCCCAGTGAGATGCATAAATCCTGAGGCCTGTGAACCTCT GGGAAAGGGCTTGGTATTTCtgagtgaagaagaaaaagtctcCCTCCTGCGCATCCCCTGCAACGGCAGTGAGCAGCACTTCACCACTCTTCTCAGTGACCTGGCTTGCACTGACATCACCTCTGTGTACCGGCTCG AGGCTGTTCTCCAAGGCTATAAGAATATCCAGCTGCTCCAGTCCTGGGAGGAAATAAATGGCTTGGCTACACCTAGCACCTCCGAGAAGTCTAGCCCAGGGAGTGAATCAGCCCCTGCTACGCTGGAAGATATTTTCCTGGAGAAGCCAGATGATTTTGATGATCCCAAGTTCTTCATTGATCTGAATGCTGGACACATGGAGGATGCTGACGTCTTTGACCCAATATTGACCTTCCTTAACCAAGACAGTTACGTGCCCAGTTTTCAAAGCCTCTACGatctcagtttttcctttctcaacTCCACTTTTTATGGTTTTTCTGATGAGGATGAACTGGTCTTGTATCTTGAGACCTCCAGGAACTGGGCCAAGAAGACTCATTCAGTTTGGGCTCACGTCAGGCTCTGTTTCCTCTTGGGTAAGCTCTGCATCAAAAAGGTCAAGTTCTCCCAGGCCCGAGTCTATTTTGAGGAAGCCTTGAGCATCCTGGACAGGGGGTTTGGGGATCTGCCCCTGCTGGCTGCGTTGCATGTGAACCTTGCTTCCATCTACTTGAAACAGAACATGAAACAGAAGTTCTCCTCCTTGCTGGGGAAAACAGTGACCTTGCTCGTCTGCTTGCCTGGCCACTCTTTCAGCTCGGAGAATGAGCTGGAAGTCATGAAGTACATCCTGAGAGAAGCCATTGCTGTGGGTAATGCTCCCTTGGAGGTCCGGATCTGCTTCCTTATTGTCAAGCTCTTCCTACTACTGGGCAAAAATGATGAAGTTCTGCCCTTTACTGAGCGTCTTCAATGCCTTGCCACCACTTTACTCAGTCCAGGCACCAGTGCTGTGCCACTAGATGCCACCCCCATCTTGAGCTACTTGTATGACAAGAAGTACTTGCCAAACATTGCACTGGCCTCTGCCAGGTTGTTTGTTCCCAGTGGTGTCAGGGGGGCACCAACACCCATTTGGAGAGCTGGCTTCATCCTCCAAAATAATTCCAAGCTCCTGGGAAGTCAACTAGAAAGGAGCAGCATCCCAGCACTGGCTTGTTTCTATCTCAAGCAGGCACTGAATTTCTCCTGTGACAACAGAGCTGTGCCCACCCAGAGGACTCTGTGTGCCATCTTGTCCCGAATGTACCTCCAGCATGGCGTGTTGGATGGGGCGGTTTGTTACGCAGCCACAGCTGTAGCTCTCAGCAGGCTGATGAGTGAGGAGGAGGCTTTTGAGTCCTCTCTCTGTTTGGGGTGGATGTATCTCCTGGACAGCCAGCCGGGCCCAGCTGCAGAGATCATGTGGCAGCTCTTACATTCTCTGCATGGGACAGACAGCGTGACTCAGGGTGGAGCCGTTCACAATCTCCTGGCCATTGCCCTCAAAGGAGAAGGGCAGGTGCAAAAAGCTGCAGAGCATTTCCTCCAGGCCCTACACAAAGCCAAAGAGActgggaacaagaggaaccaggctATCACCCTGGCTAACTTGGGGCAGCTGACCCTTTCACGTGGGGCAAGCCAGCTGTCTGAGATCTACCTGCTCCAGTCTGCTGAGCTCTATGCTGAACTCCAGGGCAGTGAAGACCTGGAGATGGAGTTGGGCTGGGTGCTGCTGTGGCTAGCACAGGCCATGGTAAACAGGCAGAGCATAGAAGATGGCAGACTCTGTTATGAACTAGCACTGCTTTTTGCCCTCAAGTGGCATAATGTGAGGA GTCAGCTTCACATTACTGAGTCTCTCTGCCATTTCTACAACAAAGTATCCCCCAATCTCCAGGCCTGCATTACCTACCATGAGCACTGGGTATCTTTGGCACAACAGCTCCAGGACAGAGAGATGGAAGGCAATGTCCAGCAGACCCTTAGCCAGCTCTATCAAGCTCTGGACACGTCCAA AGCTTTGAAAAAGTCCCTGGACTGCACCAAGCAGAGTCTAAGGATCTTCATTGATCTTGGGGAGACGGTCAAAGCAGCAGAGGCCTggttgcaggcaggcaggctttaCTATCTCATGCAGGATGACGAGCTGGTGGAAATGTACTTTCAG GCAGCCATTCAGACTGCTGTGAAATCTGGGGACTTCTCATTGGCCATGGACCTTTATGAAAAAGCAGGTGATACCTTTTTTAATGGCAACCGAAACAGAGATCGAGCAGTGGAGTATTATAGG ggAGGTGCTGTGCCCTTGGCCAGGAAACTGAAGGCCATTAAGACAGAGCTACGGCTGTTCAATAAGctagcagagctgcagattgGGCTGCAGGGCTACGAGAAGGCACTGGAGTTTGCCACtctggcagccaggctgagcaccAGGGTGG GAGATCAATTACAAGAGCTGGTTGCGTTCCACCGCCTGGCTACAGTCTACTATTTTCTGCAGATGTATGAGATGGCTGAAGACTGCTACCTGAAGACGCTTGCCTTGCATTCTCCCTTGCTGCAGTGCACTGGAGAAGCCCTGTACTACTCCAAGGTGTACTGCCACCTTGGCAACCTGACCCTGCACAAGCTGAAG GATGAACAGGATGCAGCAGGCTACTTCCTCTTGGCCCTTGCCGCAGCAACTGAGGTGGGAGACCAGGAGCTGCAAGGCGTCATTCATGCCAAGCTGGGTCACATCTACAGTGCCCCTCTCTGTCACGTGGACATACCAGGCTGTACCATGTATCGGGCCAGGTGGCTGAGCGAAGGAGGGCACATCGTCTGA
- the SH3TC2 gene encoding SH3 domain and tetratricopeptide repeat-containing protein 2 isoform X5, with protein sequence MLDKPQRGFPAGRECDCCCPSSPVLLSRWDHLRHAAAERRGKWWQEKTMASEISLFFSVESRSSRCLNSQLQEAARKKLWALENDDREVCALFKELSARLVCVQAQEDRFLLTFKTLEEIWKFSTYLTLGYVASCLEQLLFDQVYWLNCALMEDTEIKVTVNEDRLATIYLGLLLQEGNFFSRAVPSVCQPEGEGEDGLRLHKNELIQVKNIGEESKWEGMSLLTGQRGLVPVTALEPVPHPFYQWFLKNHAVSFGISQEISGTTQPIVKGRCAATEDHRGGAWDELNFSKGDSIEVIGFLIPGLSWFVGKSLSSGNIGFVPVRCINPEACEPLGKGLVFLSEEEKVSLLRIPCNGSEQHFTTLLSDLACTDITSVYRLDGFESTATFPKIPSEAVLQGYKNIQLLQSWEEINGLATPSTSEKSSPGSESAPATLEDIFLEKPDDFDDPKFFIDLNAGHMEDADVFDPILTFLNQDSYVPSFQSLYDLSFSFLNSTFYGFSDEDELVLYLETSRNWAKKTHSVWAHVRLCFLLGKLCIKKVKFSQARVYFEEALSILDRGFGDLPLLAALHVNLASIYLKQNMKQKFSSLLGKTVTLLVCLPGHSFSSENELEVMKYILREAIAVGNAPLEVRICFLIVKLFLLLGKNDEVLPFTERLQCLATTLLSPGTSAVPLDATPILSYLYDKKYLPNIALASARLFVPSGVRGAPTPIWRAGFILQNNSKLLGSQLERSSIPALACFYLKQALNFSCDNRAVPTQRTLCAILSRMYLQHGVLDGAVCYAATAVALSRLMSEEEAFESSLCLGWMYLLDSQPGPAAEIMWQLLHSLHGTDSVTQGGAVHNLLAIALKGEGQVQKAAEHFLQALHKAKETGNKRNQAITLANLGQLTLSRGASQLSEIYLLQSAELYAELQGSEDLEMELGWVLLWLAQAMVNRQSIEDGRLCYELALLFALKWHNVRSQLHITESLCHFYNKVSPNLQACITYHEHWVSLAQQLQDREMEGNVQQTLSQLYQALDTSKALKKSLDCTKQSLRIFIDLGETVKAAEAWLQAGRLYYLMQDDELVEMYFQAAIQTAVKSGDFSLAMDLYEKAGDTFFNGNRNRDRAVEYYRGGAVPLARKLKAIKTELRLFNKLAELQIGLQGYEKALEFATLAARLSTRVGDQLQELVAFHRLATVYYFLQMYEMAEDCYLKTLALHSPLLQCTGEALYYSKVYCHLGNLTLHKLKDEQDAAGYFLLALAAATEVGDQELQGVIHAKLGHIYSAPLCHVDIPGCTMYRARWLSEGGHIV encoded by the exons ATGCTGGACAAGCCACAGCGGGGTTTCCCTGCAG GCAGAGAGTGTGACTGCTGCTGTCCCAGCTCGCCCGTGCTCCTGTCCAGGTGGGATCACCTACGGCACGCCGCAGCCGAGCGCCGGGGAAAATGGTGGCAGGAGAAGACCATGGCTTCAG AGATTTCGCTCTTCTTCTCTGTTGAGAGTCGCTCCTCCCGGTGCCTCAATTCCCAGCTCCAGGAAGCAGCCAGAAAGAAGCTGTGGGCTCTGGAGAATGATGACAGAGAAGTCTGTGCTCTGTTCAAG GAGCTGTCAGCCAGGCTGGTCTGTGTGCAAGCACAGGAGGATCGATTCCTCCTCACCTTCAAAACCCTAGAAGAAATCTGGAAATTTTCCACATATCTTACGTTAG GCTATGTGGCCAGCTGCTTGGAGCAGCTTCTCTTTGACCAGGTGTACTGGCTAAACTGTGCTCTGATGGAGGATACTGAGATCAAAGTTACTGTAAATGAAGATCGCCTGGCCACCATATATCTGGGTTTGCTGCTCCAGGAAG GTAACTTTTTTTCCAGGGCAGTGCCCAGTGTCTGCCAGccagagggggagggagaggatggCCTGAGGCTCCACAAGAATGAGCTGATCCAGGTGAAGAACATTGGAGAAGAGTCCAAGTGGGAAGGGATGTCCTTATTGACAGGTCAACGGGGTCTGGTGCCTGTTACAGCTCTAGAACCAGTACCTCACCCATTTTACCA GTGGTTCTTGAAGAATCATGCTGTGAGTTTTGGCATCTCCCAGGAGATAAGTGGAACAACTCAGCCAATTG tcAAAGGCAGATGCGCAGCCACAGAGGACCACAGAGGAGGAGCATGGGATGAACTGAATTTCTCCAAGGGAGACAGCATAGAAGTCATTGGCTTCCTTATTCCAGGACTGTCGTGGTTTGTGGGAAAATCCCTAAGCAGTGGGAACATCGGCTTTGTCCCAGTGAGATGCATAAATCCTGAGGCCTGTGAACCTCT GGGAAAGGGCTTGGTATTTCtgagtgaagaagaaaaagtctcCCTCCTGCGCATCCCCTGCAACGGCAGTGAGCAGCACTTCACCACTCTTCTCAGTGACCTGGCTTGCACTGACATCACCTCTGTGTACCGGCTCG ATGGTTTTGAATCCACAGCCACATTCCCAAAAATACCATCAG AGGCTGTTCTCCAAGGCTATAAGAATATCCAGCTGCTCCAGTCCTGGGAGGAAATAAATGGCTTGGCTACACCTAGCACCTCCGAGAAGTCTAGCCCAGGGAGTGAATCAGCCCCTGCTACGCTGGAAGATATTTTCCTGGAGAAGCCAGATGATTTTGATGATCCCAAGTTCTTCATTGATCTGAATGCTGGACACATGGAGGATGCTGACGTCTTTGACCCAATATTGACCTTCCTTAACCAAGACAGTTACGTGCCCAGTTTTCAAAGCCTCTACGatctcagtttttcctttctcaacTCCACTTTTTATGGTTTTTCTGATGAGGATGAACTGGTCTTGTATCTTGAGACCTCCAGGAACTGGGCCAAGAAGACTCATTCAGTTTGGGCTCACGTCAGGCTCTGTTTCCTCTTGGGTAAGCTCTGCATCAAAAAGGTCAAGTTCTCCCAGGCCCGAGTCTATTTTGAGGAAGCCTTGAGCATCCTGGACAGGGGGTTTGGGGATCTGCCCCTGCTGGCTGCGTTGCATGTGAACCTTGCTTCCATCTACTTGAAACAGAACATGAAACAGAAGTTCTCCTCCTTGCTGGGGAAAACAGTGACCTTGCTCGTCTGCTTGCCTGGCCACTCTTTCAGCTCGGAGAATGAGCTGGAAGTCATGAAGTACATCCTGAGAGAAGCCATTGCTGTGGGTAATGCTCCCTTGGAGGTCCGGATCTGCTTCCTTATTGTCAAGCTCTTCCTACTACTGGGCAAAAATGATGAAGTTCTGCCCTTTACTGAGCGTCTTCAATGCCTTGCCACCACTTTACTCAGTCCAGGCACCAGTGCTGTGCCACTAGATGCCACCCCCATCTTGAGCTACTTGTATGACAAGAAGTACTTGCCAAACATTGCACTGGCCTCTGCCAGGTTGTTTGTTCCCAGTGGTGTCAGGGGGGCACCAACACCCATTTGGAGAGCTGGCTTCATCCTCCAAAATAATTCCAAGCTCCTGGGAAGTCAACTAGAAAGGAGCAGCATCCCAGCACTGGCTTGTTTCTATCTCAAGCAGGCACTGAATTTCTCCTGTGACAACAGAGCTGTGCCCACCCAGAGGACTCTGTGTGCCATCTTGTCCCGAATGTACCTCCAGCATGGCGTGTTGGATGGGGCGGTTTGTTACGCAGCCACAGCTGTAGCTCTCAGCAGGCTGATGAGTGAGGAGGAGGCTTTTGAGTCCTCTCTCTGTTTGGGGTGGATGTATCTCCTGGACAGCCAGCCGGGCCCAGCTGCAGAGATCATGTGGCAGCTCTTACATTCTCTGCATGGGACAGACAGCGTGACTCAGGGTGGAGCCGTTCACAATCTCCTGGCCATTGCCCTCAAAGGAGAAGGGCAGGTGCAAAAAGCTGCAGAGCATTTCCTCCAGGCCCTACACAAAGCCAAAGAGActgggaacaagaggaaccaggctATCACCCTGGCTAACTTGGGGCAGCTGACCCTTTCACGTGGGGCAAGCCAGCTGTCTGAGATCTACCTGCTCCAGTCTGCTGAGCTCTATGCTGAACTCCAGGGCAGTGAAGACCTGGAGATGGAGTTGGGCTGGGTGCTGCTGTGGCTAGCACAGGCCATGGTAAACAGGCAGAGCATAGAAGATGGCAGACTCTGTTATGAACTAGCACTGCTTTTTGCCCTCAAGTGGCATAATGTGAGGA GTCAGCTTCACATTACTGAGTCTCTCTGCCATTTCTACAACAAAGTATCCCCCAATCTCCAGGCCTGCATTACCTACCATGAGCACTGGGTATCTTTGGCACAACAGCTCCAGGACAGAGAGATGGAAGGCAATGTCCAGCAGACCCTTAGCCAGCTCTATCAAGCTCTGGACACGTCCAA AGCTTTGAAAAAGTCCCTGGACTGCACCAAGCAGAGTCTAAGGATCTTCATTGATCTTGGGGAGACGGTCAAAGCAGCAGAGGCCTggttgcaggcaggcaggctttaCTATCTCATGCAGGATGACGAGCTGGTGGAAATGTACTTTCAG GCAGCCATTCAGACTGCTGTGAAATCTGGGGACTTCTCATTGGCCATGGACCTTTATGAAAAAGCAGGTGATACCTTTTTTAATGGCAACCGAAACAGAGATCGAGCAGTGGAGTATTATAGG ggAGGTGCTGTGCCCTTGGCCAGGAAACTGAAGGCCATTAAGACAGAGCTACGGCTGTTCAATAAGctagcagagctgcagattgGGCTGCAGGGCTACGAGAAGGCACTGGAGTTTGCCACtctggcagccaggctgagcaccAGGGTGG GAGATCAATTACAAGAGCTGGTTGCGTTCCACCGCCTGGCTACAGTCTACTATTTTCTGCAGATGTATGAGATGGCTGAAGACTGCTACCTGAAGACGCTTGCCTTGCATTCTCCCTTGCTGCAGTGCACTGGAGAAGCCCTGTACTACTCCAAGGTGTACTGCCACCTTGGCAACCTGACCCTGCACAAGCTGAAG GATGAACAGGATGCAGCAGGCTACTTCCTCTTGGCCCTTGCCGCAGCAACTGAGGTGGGAGACCAGGAGCTGCAAGGCGTCATTCATGCCAAGCTGGGTCACATCTACAGTGCCCCTCTCTGTCACGTGGACATACCAGGCTGTACCATGTATCGGGCCAGGTGGCTGAGCGAAGGAGGGCACATCGTCTGA